The Cucumis melo cultivar AY chromosome 6, USDA_Cmelo_AY_1.0, whole genome shotgun sequence genome includes a region encoding these proteins:
- the LOC103483264 gene encoding ubiquitin-conjugating enzyme E2-23 kDa isoform X2 — MSSPSKRREMDLMKLMMSDYKVEMINDGVQEFYVDFHGPSESPYHGGLWRIRVELPDAYPYKSPSIGFVNKIYHPNVDEMSGSVCLDVINQTWSPMFDPLNGEAAALMMRDRVAYEQKVKEYCERYAKPEDIVAAPDKSSDEEELSEDESDLSDEQVMGQADL; from the exons ATGTCTTCTCCAAGCAAACGCCGAGAGATGGACTTGATGAAACT GATGATGAGTGATTACAAGGTGGAGATGATTAATGATGGAGTGCAAGAGTTTTATGTAGATTTTCATGGACCCAGTGAAA GTCCTTATCATGGAGGGTTATGGAGGATAAGAGTCGAACTTCCGGACGCTTACCCCTATAAATCTCCTTCAATAGGATTTGTAAACAAAATTTATCACCCCAATGTTGATGAGAT GTCGGGTTCGGTTTGTTTAGACGTTATTAATCAAACTTGGAGTCCCATGTTCG ATCCTTTGAATGGAGAGGCTGCAGCCTTGATGATGCGTGATCGAGTTGCTTATGAACAAAAAGTAAAAG AATACTGTGAAAGATATGCAAAGCCAGAAGACATAGTAGCTGCACCTGATAAATCTAGCGACGAAGAAGAACTAAGTGAAGATGAATCCGACTTGAGCGATGAGCAAGTCATGGGGCAAGCAGACTTGTAA
- the LOC103483261 gene encoding probable E3 ubiquitin-protein ligase RHB1A isoform X3, translating into MEERMTSEINSGSSSMLLNAGHDLNLDFSIPNTYRSPPTPLPYDVVLKYPQQKDPNSAKERICGCSLKTTSAVKSVGELDRKSQDSGPPRKLEHSKSKGTSTTTPVTEEDQDVCPICLEEYDSVHPEIITKCKHHFHLACLLEWTERSDVCPICDKVCSNKLQEMIFELH; encoded by the exons ATGGAGGAGCGCATGACATCCGAAATTAATAGTGGCTCATCCTCCATGCTTTTGAATGCAGGACATGATTTGAACCTTGATTTTTCAATACCGAACACTTACCGATCCCCTCCCACGCCTCTCCCGTACGATGTGGTTTTGAAATATCCACAACAGAAAGATCCTAACTCTGCTAAAGAAAGAATATGTGGATGTAGTTTGAAAACTACATCGGCAGTGAAAAGTGTTGGGGAACTTGATCGTAAGTCCCAAGACAGTGGCCCTCCACGGAAACTGGAACATTCCAAGTCGAAGGGCACTAGTACGACAACTCCGGTCACTGAAGAAGATCAGGATGTCTGTCCCATTTGTCTTGAAG AGTATGATTCTGTACATCCAGAAATTATCACAAAATGCAAGCACCACTTTCACCTTGCTTGCCTTCTCGAGTGGACCGAAAGAAGCGATGTTTGTCCCATTTGCGACAAGGTTTGTTCCAACAAATTGCAA GAGATGATATTTGAGCTACATTGA
- the LOC103483264 gene encoding ubiquitin-conjugating enzyme E2-23 kDa isoform X1 yields the protein MSSPSKRREMDLMKLMMSDYKVEMINDGVQEFYVDFHGPSESPYHGGLWRIRVELPDAYPYKSPSIGFVNKIYHPNVDEMSGSVCLDVINQTWSPMFDLVNVFEVFLPQLLLYPNPSDPLNGEAAALMMRDRVAYEQKVKEYCERYAKPEDIVAAPDKSSDEEELSEDESDLSDEQVMGQADL from the exons ATGTCTTCTCCAAGCAAACGCCGAGAGATGGACTTGATGAAACT GATGATGAGTGATTACAAGGTGGAGATGATTAATGATGGAGTGCAAGAGTTTTATGTAGATTTTCATGGACCCAGTGAAA GTCCTTATCATGGAGGGTTATGGAGGATAAGAGTCGAACTTCCGGACGCTTACCCCTATAAATCTCCTTCAATAGGATTTGTAAACAAAATTTATCACCCCAATGTTGATGAGAT GTCGGGTTCGGTTTGTTTAGACGTTATTAATCAAACTTGGAGTCCCATGTTCG ATCTGGTAAATGTTTTTGAAGTGTTCCTACCACAACTTCTTTTGTATCCCAACCCGTCAGATCCTTTGAATGGAGAGGCTGCAGCCTTGATGATGCGTGATCGAGTTGCTTATGAACAAAAAGTAAAAG AATACTGTGAAAGATATGCAAAGCCAGAAGACATAGTAGCTGCACCTGATAAATCTAGCGACGAAGAAGAACTAAGTGAAGATGAATCCGACTTGAGCGATGAGCAAGTCATGGGGCAAGCAGACTTGTAA
- the LOC103483261 gene encoding probable E3 ubiquitin-protein ligase RHB1A isoform X1, whose translation MGGCCCSTRNSHMNGTPTYYYCPIAMEERMTSEINSGSSSMLLNAGHDLNLDFSIPNTYRSPPTPLPYDVVLKYPQQKDPNSAKERICGCSLKTTSAVKSVGELDRKSQDSGPPRKLEHSKSKGTSTTTPVTEEDQDVCPICLEEYDSVHPEIITKCKHHFHLACLLEWTERSDVCPICDKVCSNKLQEMIFELH comes from the exons ATGGGAGGTTGCTGCTGTTCGACTCGAAATTCTCACATGAATGGAACTCCAACATACTACTAT TGCCCCATCGCTATGGAGGAGCGCATGACATCCGAAATTAATAGTGGCTCATCCTCCATGCTTTTGAATGCAGGACATGATTTGAACCTTGATTTTTCAATACCGAACACTTACCGATCCCCTCCCACGCCTCTCCCGTACGATGTGGTTTTGAAATATCCACAACAGAAAGATCCTAACTCTGCTAAAGAAAGAATATGTGGATGTAGTTTGAAAACTACATCGGCAGTGAAAAGTGTTGGGGAACTTGATCGTAAGTCCCAAGACAGTGGCCCTCCACGGAAACTGGAACATTCCAAGTCGAAGGGCACTAGTACGACAACTCCGGTCACTGAAGAAGATCAGGATGTCTGTCCCATTTGTCTTGAAG AGTATGATTCTGTACATCCAGAAATTATCACAAAATGCAAGCACCACTTTCACCTTGCTTGCCTTCTCGAGTGGACCGAAAGAAGCGATGTTTGTCCCATTTGCGACAAGGTTTGTTCCAACAAATTGCAA GAGATGATATTTGAGCTACATTGA
- the LOC103483261 gene encoding probable E3 ubiquitin-protein ligase RHB1A isoform X2, producing MGGCCCSTRNSHMNGTPTYYYCPIAMEERMTSEINSGSSSMLLNAGHDLNLDFSIPNTYRSPPTPLPYDVVLKYPQQKDPNSAKERICGCSLKTTSAVKSVGELDRKSQDSGPPRKLEHSKSKGTSTTTPVTEEDQDVCPICLEEYDSVHPEIITKCKHHFHLACLLEWTERSDVCPICDKEMIFELH from the exons ATGGGAGGTTGCTGCTGTTCGACTCGAAATTCTCACATGAATGGAACTCCAACATACTACTAT TGCCCCATCGCTATGGAGGAGCGCATGACATCCGAAATTAATAGTGGCTCATCCTCCATGCTTTTGAATGCAGGACATGATTTGAACCTTGATTTTTCAATACCGAACACTTACCGATCCCCTCCCACGCCTCTCCCGTACGATGTGGTTTTGAAATATCCACAACAGAAAGATCCTAACTCTGCTAAAGAAAGAATATGTGGATGTAGTTTGAAAACTACATCGGCAGTGAAAAGTGTTGGGGAACTTGATCGTAAGTCCCAAGACAGTGGCCCTCCACGGAAACTGGAACATTCCAAGTCGAAGGGCACTAGTACGACAACTCCGGTCACTGAAGAAGATCAGGATGTCTGTCCCATTTGTCTTGAAG AGTATGATTCTGTACATCCAGAAATTATCACAAAATGCAAGCACCACTTTCACCTTGCTTGCCTTCTCGAGTGGACCGAAAGAAGCGATGTTTGTCCCATTTGCGACAAG GAGATGATATTTGAGCTACATTGA
- the LOC103483264 gene encoding ubiquitin-conjugating enzyme E2-23 kDa isoform X3: MDPVKKEIDKEKSQCDEFLAGPYHGGLWRIRVELPDAYPYKSPSIGFVNKIYHPNVDEMSGSVCLDVINQTWSPMFDLVNVFEVFLPQLLLYPNPSDPLNGEAAALMMRDRVAYEQKVKEYCERYAKPEDIVAAPDKSSDEEELSEDESDLSDEQVMGQADL; the protein is encoded by the exons ATGGACCCAGTGAAA AAGGAAATTGATAAAGAAAAGTCACAATGTGATGAGTTTCTGGCAGGTCCTTATCATGGAGGGTTATGGAGGATAAGAGTCGAACTTCCGGACGCTTACCCCTATAAATCTCCTTCAATAGGATTTGTAAACAAAATTTATCACCCCAATGTTGATGAGAT GTCGGGTTCGGTTTGTTTAGACGTTATTAATCAAACTTGGAGTCCCATGTTCG ATCTGGTAAATGTTTTTGAAGTGTTCCTACCACAACTTCTTTTGTATCCCAACCCGTCAGATCCTTTGAATGGAGAGGCTGCAGCCTTGATGATGCGTGATCGAGTTGCTTATGAACAAAAAGTAAAAG AATACTGTGAAAGATATGCAAAGCCAGAAGACATAGTAGCTGCACCTGATAAATCTAGCGACGAAGAAGAACTAAGTGAAGATGAATCCGACTTGAGCGATGAGCAAGTCATGGGGCAAGCAGACTTGTAA
- the LOC103483263 gene encoding AT-rich interactive domain-containing protein 1-like yields MVSNEKTFDLLKLFLAVRNKGGYDVVSRKNLWDLVGEEFGLGSIISSTLKVLYVKYLNVLERLLERAVEDRDSTNSCSSTGFGSNGSSPDIQYLKKNHDLHESEFSDCDDTNVILKIDRDKNITGCEETLCQLNKSEWDIHDTNNLYKGEDSSLALASNVAENFDVTEKSRCLNVQKDENAFMDGVGSNVKLSYDSRTYDGHDPDDKEGAIIDSISIEELNFSHEKKCESMLGMVNWIKEIAKNPCNPVIGLLPESSKWRSSGNEEIWKQVLLIREATLLNRHFSSYAGRSALQGIHPCMFDDHQGSSYNLRKRTRSSKIFPCGMSRGQSPLPRTEDQLDQKIVVTTDSLMPDYMGQSASKQIPIGPKFQVEVPEWSGITSESDSKWLGSLVWPLNKKKKSFRRKHDPIGKGRDDSCKCQVLGSIECIQYHILKKRYKVKREIGSAFYNWKFDKMGEEVRLHWTEKEEHKFKSATRSSSTSFKQSFRTRMYKYFPYKSKEDIVCYYFNVFLLHHRAFQNRFTPDNICSDDELEYLCRKRKPCW; encoded by the exons ATGGTTTCAAACGAGAAAACATTTGATTTGCTTAAGCTATTTTTGGCTGTAAGAAATAAGGGTGGTTATGATGTTGTATCGAGGAAGAATTTGTGGGATTTGGTAGGAGAAGAATTTGGTTTGGGTTCAATTATCTCCTCAACTCTGAAAGTGTTGTACGTTAAGTACTTGAATGTTTTAGAGAGATTGCTTGAAAGGGCTGTTGAGGATCGAGACTCCACAAATAGTTGCAGCAGTACGGGATTCGGATCCAATGGCTCGTCTCCGGATATTCAATATTTGAAGAAGAATCATGATTTGCATGAATCAGAATTTTCGGACTGTGATGATACAAATGTAATTCTGAAGATTGATAGGGACAAGAATATTACTGGTTGCGAGGAAACTCTCTGCCAATTAAATAAGTCCGAGTGGGACATTCATGACACAAATAACTTGTATAAAGGTGAAGACTCTAGCCTGGCATTAGCATCCAATGTGGCCGAGAATTTTGATGTCACGGAGAAATCCCGTTGTCTAAACGTTCAAAAGGATGAAAATGCATTTATGGATGGGGTAGGAAGCAATGTCAAGCTCTCTTACGACAGCAGAACGTATGATGGTCATGATCCTGATGACAAAGAAGGAGCGATCATAGATTCCATATCAATTGAGGAACTTAATTTTAGCCATGAGAAAAAGTGTGAATCCATGTTAGGAATGGTAAATTGGATCAAagagattgcaaagaatccatgTAACCCTGTTATTGGGTTATTACCTGAAAGTTCAAAGTGGAGGTCAAGTGGAAATGAAGAGATCTGGAAGCAAGTTCTGCTGATTCGAGAGGCGACGTTGCTGAATAGACATTTCAGTTCATATGCTGGACGGTCCGCTCTGCAG GGCATACATCCATGCATGTTCGATGATCATCAAGGCTCCAGTTACAATCTAAGAAAGAGAACAAGATCTAGTAAAATATTTCCCTGTGGGATGAGTCGTGGTCAAAGTCCTCTACCGAGGACAGAAGACCAACTTGACCAAAAAATTGTTGTAACAACTGATTCCTTGATGCCAGACTACATGGGACAATCTGCCTCAAAACAAATACCCATAGGACCAAAGTTTCAGGTTGAAGTACCAGAATGGAGCGGTATAACATCTGAAAGCGACTCTAAGTGGTTAGGGAGTCTGGTTTGGccattaaataaaaagaaaaaatcatttcGTCGTAAACACGATCCCATTGGGAAGGGACGAGATGATTCGTGTAAATGTCAGGTCCTTGGTTCCATCGAATGCATTCAGTATcatattttaaagaaaagatacaaAGTTAAGAGGGAAATAGGCTCGGCATTCTATAACTGGAAATTCGATAAAATGGGGGAGGAAGTGCGACTTCATTGGACAGAGAAAGAGGAGCACAAGTTTAAGAGTGCAACGAGGTCGAGTTCTACATCTTTTAAACAGTCCTTCAGGACTCGTATGTACAAATATTTCCCTTATAAGAGCAAAGAAGATATAGTTTGTTACTACTTTAATGTCTTCTTATTGCATCATAGAGCATTTCAGAACAGATTCACTCCCGATAACATTTGCAGTGATGATGAATTGGAATATTTATGTAGGAAGAGAAAACCTTGTTGGTAA